From the Leifsonia sp. AG29 genome, one window contains:
- a CDS encoding helix-turn-helix transcriptional regulator yields the protein MTDEDRTNRLGAYLRARRDLVTPAQAGLPAGDNRRVPGLRREEVALLAGISADYYLRLERGRDAHPSVQVLDSLARVLQLDEVERAYLLGLGSDKPRPSRRRREERVPERLDHLLATIGVPAFIEGRSFDVLASNDLAVALSPRLRPGYNRLRSLLLDPEEQAFQRDWAAATAGIVAALRANIADDVDDARFVELVGELAISSERFRSLWARHDVHNLEGGTALIDHPLVGELQLHRDKLPVDGVILVVYYPDAGSESDEKLRMLAGLAQMTDTSAASSEDVERNAR from the coding sequence GTGACCGATGAGGACAGGACGAACCGGCTCGGCGCATACCTGCGGGCGCGCCGCGACCTCGTCACGCCCGCCCAAGCGGGCCTTCCCGCGGGCGACAACCGGCGCGTCCCGGGACTCCGCCGGGAAGAGGTGGCGCTCCTCGCCGGCATCAGCGCCGACTACTACCTCCGTCTCGAGCGCGGGAGGGACGCCCATCCGTCCGTCCAGGTGCTCGATTCGCTGGCCCGCGTCCTGCAGCTCGACGAGGTCGAGCGCGCCTACCTGCTCGGTCTCGGCTCCGACAAACCGCGCCCGTCCCGCCGGCGCAGGGAGGAGCGCGTGCCGGAGCGGCTGGACCACCTCCTGGCCACGATCGGGGTGCCCGCATTCATCGAGGGTCGCTCGTTCGATGTGCTCGCCTCCAACGACCTCGCGGTCGCGCTGTCACCACGGCTGCGCCCCGGGTACAACCGGCTGCGCTCGCTGCTCCTCGACCCGGAGGAGCAGGCGTTCCAACGCGACTGGGCCGCGGCGACGGCGGGGATCGTCGCCGCGCTCCGCGCCAACATCGCGGACGACGTCGACGACGCCCGGTTCGTGGAACTGGTCGGGGAGCTCGCCATCTCCAGTGAGCGCTTCCGCTCCCTGTGGGCGCGCCACGATGTCCACAACCTGGAGGGTGGAACGGCACTCATCGACCATCCGCTGGTCGGAGAGTTGCAGTTGCACCGCGACAAGCTCCCCGTCGACGGCGTGATCCTCGTGGTGTACTACCCAGACGCGGGAAGCGAGAGCGACGAGAAGCTCCGGATGCTCGCCGGGCTCGCGCAGATGACGGACACATCCGCTGCGTCCAGCGAGGATGTGGAACGCAACGCTCGCTGA
- a CDS encoding SDR family oxidoreductase: MDISARTVFIVGGTSGIGRELARRFAAAGSTVVIGGRDDTALAELAAEGFGTVRVDVTDSTSAAEARDAVLAAHPELDTVVTMSGVMLLEDLRDPAHFSATEVTIDTNLLGTIRIIDAFTPHLIARGGGTIVTVTSGIAYLPFPPMASYAASKAAVHAYSEALRVQLAGNGIDVVELVPPAVATGGQENVNPQAQPLDAFATEVMDLLSLEPTPNQILVQGVQMHRWAEKNGTYDGLVAQRAQMLRK, translated from the coding sequence ATGGATATCAGCGCACGCACCGTCTTCATCGTTGGCGGCACCTCCGGCATCGGCCGGGAGCTCGCCCGCCGGTTCGCCGCGGCCGGAAGCACCGTCGTGATCGGCGGTCGCGACGACACCGCCCTCGCCGAGCTGGCGGCGGAGGGCTTCGGCACGGTCCGCGTCGACGTGACCGACTCGACGTCGGCCGCGGAGGCGCGCGACGCCGTGCTCGCCGCCCATCCTGAACTGGACACCGTCGTGACGATGTCCGGCGTCATGCTGCTGGAGGACCTGCGCGACCCCGCGCACTTCTCTGCGACGGAGGTGACCATCGACACCAACCTGCTCGGCACCATCCGCATCATCGACGCGTTCACGCCGCACCTGATCGCCCGCGGCGGAGGGACCATCGTCACGGTGACCTCCGGGATCGCGTACCTCCCGTTCCCGCCGATGGCCAGTTACGCCGCCTCCAAGGCCGCCGTGCACGCCTACTCCGAAGCTCTGCGCGTGCAACTCGCCGGCAACGGCATCGACGTAGTGGAGCTCGTGCCCCCTGCGGTCGCCACCGGCGGCCAGGAGAACGTGAACCCGCAAGCCCAGCCCCTCGACGCCTTCGCGACCGAGGTCATGGATCTGCTTTCGCTCGAACCCACGCCGAACCAGATCCTGGTGCAGGGAGTGCAGATGCACCGCTGGGCGGAGAAGAACGGGACCTATGACGGGCTGGTCGCGCAGCGGGCGCAGATGCTGCGGAAGTGA
- a CDS encoding SRPBCC domain-containing protein, protein MTGEVLDFRRPPVRQAVSVESTLEHTFDVFVRELAAWWPLDPFSLGGRDRISRITVDRATGGRVTEHWHDGSEHDWGVILDWREPSGFTMTWNVTGEPTEVELRFVALGPNLTRVEVEHRGWEKLTEEQLSAACALPGGYRGGAFTRGWALILGGLKEHIRPSAEHRFT, encoded by the coding sequence GTGACCGGTGAGGTCCTGGACTTCCGGAGGCCGCCGGTCCGGCAGGCTGTCTCCGTCGAGAGCACGCTCGAGCACACGTTCGACGTCTTCGTTCGAGAGCTCGCCGCCTGGTGGCCGCTCGACCCGTTCTCGTTGGGTGGTCGCGATCGCATCAGCAGAATCACGGTCGACCGGGCCACGGGCGGTCGCGTGACCGAACACTGGCACGACGGCAGCGAGCACGACTGGGGCGTCATCCTCGACTGGCGCGAGCCCTCCGGCTTCACGATGACGTGGAACGTGACCGGGGAACCGACCGAGGTGGAGCTTCGCTTCGTCGCCCTGGGACCGAACCTGACCCGGGTCGAGGTCGAGCACCGCGGCTGGGAGAAACTGACCGAAGAACAACTCAGCGCGGCGTGCGCGCTGCCCGGCGGTTACCGGGGCGGCGCCTTCACCCGCGGCTGGGCCCTCATCTTGGGAGGTTTGAAGGAGCACATTCGTCCATCAGCCGAACACCGCTTCACATAG
- a CDS encoding ArsR/SmtB family transcription factor, translating into MTAAAASSADDDTDAVLRALAASHRRAILRLVANDELSAGQIAAEFEITRPGVSQHLTVLKEAGLVTERRVGTRRLYRARQEGLSALRAELEGIWGSALTAAKALVESDRDR; encoded by the coding sequence GTGACCGCGGCCGCAGCATCGTCCGCGGACGACGACACAGACGCGGTCCTGCGGGCCCTCGCCGCATCGCACCGTCGAGCCATCCTGCGCCTCGTCGCGAACGACGAGTTGTCCGCCGGGCAGATCGCGGCCGAGTTCGAGATCACGCGCCCGGGCGTCAGCCAGCACCTGACCGTGCTGAAGGAGGCGGGACTCGTGACCGAAAGGCGGGTCGGCACCCGCCGGCTGTATCGCGCTCGGCAGGAGGGCTTGTCGGCCTTGCGTGCCGAGCTCGAAGGGATCTGGGGCAGCGCGCTGACCGCTGCGAAGGCGCTCGTGGAGTCCGACCGTGACCGGTGA
- a CDS encoding VOC family protein, which yields MGNPIAMVEIISRDHERAQRFYSELFGWNAEADPAMGGYALVDTVSEPIQVSGGIGPSMDGTDTGVKFYVRVDDLAATLDRAVALGGSRIAEPAELPEGYGSFAVAGDPDGNPVGLWA from the coding sequence ATGGGGAACCCGATAGCGATGGTGGAGATCATCAGCCGCGATCACGAGCGGGCGCAGCGCTTCTACTCGGAACTGTTCGGATGGAATGCCGAGGCCGACCCCGCGATGGGCGGCTACGCGCTCGTGGACACCGTGTCCGAGCCGATCCAGGTCTCGGGCGGCATCGGGCCCTCGATGGACGGGACGGACACCGGCGTCAAGTTCTACGTCCGCGTCGACGATCTCGCCGCCACCCTGGATCGAGCAGTCGCACTGGGCGGCTCGCGGATCGCAGAACCCGCTGAACTGCCCGAGGGGTATGGGTCGTTCGCCGTCGCCGGCGACCCTGACGGCAACCCGGTCGGTCTCTGGGCGTGA
- a CDS encoding SRPBCC family protein has translation MRDGTPWVPGTGDTESRRRTPVSQSVEPLMTGSTSVPGADGRVRPSIADMPDIEVERHLSAEPDAVWRELTQPESLSAWFWPASFDTDAVIEPRIGGRTRIASRANGMSVTGEVVSAEPGRQLSTTWQWGGEDEVTSVSFTLAAADRGGTTLHVQHLGFPDRATADDHVLGWNDCLDRLAARLGRVRPPSARRVRLRRSRGPCQIRRRRVRVC, from the coding sequence ATGCGCGATGGCACCCCGTGGGTACCCGGGACCGGGGATACGGAATCGAGACGGCGTACGCCCGTGAGCCAGTCAGTCGAGCCGCTGATGACCGGTTCCACGTCGGTCCCTGGTGCCGACGGGCGAGTACGACCTAGCATCGCGGATATGCCTGACATCGAAGTCGAGCGTCACCTCTCTGCCGAGCCTGACGCCGTATGGCGCGAACTGACCCAACCCGAGTCCCTATCCGCGTGGTTCTGGCCAGCGTCGTTCGACACGGACGCGGTGATCGAACCCCGCATCGGTGGGCGGACACGAATCGCATCCCGCGCGAACGGGATGAGCGTGACGGGAGAGGTCGTCTCGGCCGAGCCCGGGCGGCAGCTCAGCACGACATGGCAGTGGGGCGGAGAAGACGAGGTCACCTCGGTCAGCTTCACCCTCGCAGCGGCCGATAGGGGAGGCACGACCCTCCACGTCCAGCATCTCGGGTTCCCCGATCGCGCCACCGCCGACGACCACGTACTGGGGTGGAACGACTGCCTGGACCGTCTGGCGGCGCGCCTCGGCCGAGTCCGACCACCCTCCGCGCGCAGAGTGCGCCTTCGTCGATCGCGCGGGCCTTGTCAGATCCGCCGCCGAAGGGTTAGAGTCTGCTAA
- a CDS encoding glycoside hydrolase family 3 protein: MTLSNRRRLGGAFALSTVVALALAGLSTVPAQAAAADRGGSIPADCPWMNTHQPPTQRANELLAASTLDQKIRWLDEQAANNPTQTVFPGGFFGGGATYPAQVPCTPKVVYTDGPDYVRGSAGVTVFPSQIALGASFDSTLAYDKGKAEADEAFRSGKNVVLGPGVSSSRTPLAGRTPEYLGEDSLLSGTLAGATINGIQTGNPTEPVGAEIKHFIANEQELDRTTSSSNLDERTLREVYNQPFAIAIDKGNPSSAMCSFNQVNGVYACENPILNNVLKDSDQLSGYVVSDFGAVHSTVESLKAGLDQELNAPNYYAPAKIHAAIDNGSITVDLVNQAAFRVVKSYIEHGLFDHPLPTTPSTSASNDENKAVSERIAEEGSVLLKNDGSVLPLGKSTTSIAVIGPTVSNTPTNGVSAKTVCNEGRGGACPNPVAPLDAITSRAAQAGATVTFNNGADLTAAAAAAASAKVAVVFGYAMQGEFSDRTTLALDNNGDALISAVAAANPNTVVVLETGSATTMPWLNQVKSVIEAWYPGDQQGTALAKLIYGDVNFTGKLPMTFPKSLADTPTSTPAQYPGTFADGSTTRAAGDKSIRQVSYSEGLAVGYKWYQAKGIQPLFPFGYGLSYTSFAYSDLAVTPSVDVHSAKKLTVSFTITNTGTTAGQATPQVYLTLPGSTGEPGKRLVAFDKVSLNPGQTTRVTETIRRTDVSQPLSYWSVDSHSWATDAGVYGVHVGNDSTTASLSGSFTVTPGD; the protein is encoded by the coding sequence ATGACGTTGTCGAACCGACGCAGGCTGGGCGGTGCGTTCGCGCTCAGCACGGTCGTCGCCCTGGCTTTGGCTGGTCTGTCCACCGTGCCGGCACAGGCGGCAGCCGCCGATCGCGGGGGGTCGATTCCGGCCGACTGCCCGTGGATGAACACCCATCAACCCCCCACGCAGCGCGCGAATGAACTGCTCGCGGCGAGCACGCTCGACCAGAAGATCCGCTGGCTGGATGAACAAGCGGCGAACAACCCGACACAGACGGTCTTCCCGGGTGGCTTCTTCGGAGGCGGGGCCACATACCCTGCGCAGGTTCCGTGCACGCCCAAGGTCGTGTACACGGACGGTCCGGACTATGTGCGCGGCAGCGCGGGCGTGACCGTCTTCCCCTCCCAGATCGCGTTGGGCGCGTCGTTCGACAGCACGCTCGCCTACGACAAGGGAAAGGCTGAAGCGGATGAGGCGTTCCGGTCGGGCAAGAATGTGGTGCTCGGCCCGGGCGTATCGAGTTCGCGCACCCCACTCGCCGGTCGCACCCCGGAGTACCTGGGTGAGGACAGCCTCCTGAGCGGCACCTTGGCCGGAGCGACGATCAACGGCATTCAGACCGGCAACCCGACTGAGCCGGTCGGCGCGGAGATCAAGCACTTCATCGCCAACGAGCAGGAACTCGATCGGACGACGAGCTCCTCCAACCTGGACGAGCGGACCCTGCGCGAGGTGTACAACCAGCCGTTCGCGATCGCGATCGACAAGGGCAACCCCTCGAGCGCGATGTGCTCCTTCAACCAGGTGAACGGGGTCTACGCGTGTGAGAACCCGATCCTGAACAACGTCCTGAAAGACAGCGATCAGCTCTCGGGCTATGTGGTCTCCGACTTCGGTGCCGTCCACTCGACGGTCGAATCGCTGAAAGCGGGTCTCGATCAGGAGCTCAACGCGCCGAACTACTACGCCCCGGCGAAGATCCACGCTGCGATCGACAACGGGTCCATCACTGTCGACCTGGTAAACCAGGCGGCTTTCCGAGTGGTCAAGTCGTACATCGAGCACGGACTGTTCGACCACCCGCTGCCGACGACGCCATCGACGTCAGCGTCCAACGACGAGAACAAGGCGGTATCCGAACGGATCGCGGAAGAGGGCTCCGTGCTCTTGAAGAACGATGGCAGTGTGCTGCCCCTCGGCAAGTCGACGACCTCGATCGCCGTGATCGGCCCGACAGTCTCGAACACGCCCACGAACGGGGTCAGCGCGAAGACCGTGTGCAATGAGGGTCGAGGTGGCGCCTGCCCCAACCCTGTTGCTCCGCTTGACGCGATCACGAGCCGCGCGGCTCAGGCCGGTGCGACGGTGACGTTCAACAACGGGGCCGACCTGACGGCTGCAGCCGCGGCCGCCGCGTCCGCGAAGGTCGCTGTCGTCTTCGGCTACGCCATGCAGGGTGAGTTCTCCGACCGCACGACGCTCGCGCTCGACAACAACGGAGATGCACTCATCTCGGCCGTGGCGGCGGCGAACCCGAACACGGTCGTCGTCCTGGAGACGGGTTCCGCGACCACGATGCCCTGGCTCAACCAGGTCAAGAGCGTCATCGAAGCGTGGTATCCGGGGGATCAGCAGGGCACTGCGCTCGCCAAGCTGATCTACGGCGACGTGAATTTCACCGGCAAGCTCCCGATGACGTTCCCGAAGTCGCTCGCGGACACGCCGACCAGCACGCCGGCGCAATACCCGGGTACTTTCGCGGACGGCTCCACCACCCGTGCGGCAGGAGACAAGTCGATTCGACAGGTTTCCTACAGCGAGGGCCTTGCAGTGGGTTACAAGTGGTACCAGGCGAAGGGGATCCAGCCGCTGTTCCCGTTCGGCTACGGCCTCTCGTACACCTCGTTCGCCTACAGCGACCTGGCGGTCACCCCCTCGGTCGACGTTCACTCGGCCAAGAAGCTCACCGTGAGCTTCACGATCACCAACACGGGAACAACCGCCGGTCAGGCCACACCGCAGGTCTACTTGACGCTTCCCGGCAGCACTGGTGAGCCCGGCAAGCGACTCGTCGCATTCGACAAGGTCTCGCTCAACCCGGGCCAGACCACGCGAGTGACAGAGACGATCAGGCGCACGGACGTGAGCCAGCCCCTGTCCTACTGGAGCGTCGACAGTCACAGCTGGGCAACCGACGCGGGTGTCTACGGAGTGCATGTCGGCAACGACAGCACGACTGCGTCGCTGTCCGGCAGCTTCACGGTGACCCCGGGAGACTAG
- a CDS encoding LacI family DNA-binding transcriptional regulator gives MPRASGAVGLVRPKLQDVAALAGVSPGTVSNALNHPEKVAPETMERIQSAIGELGFRRNSAASTLASGKSTVLGLVVIDLMNSLFVDITRGAQETARMSGFDLQLADSDNDESQQGSHLQFFESAGVAGVLLAPVHETHASVEFLRAHDVPVVLVNHFSEADACCTVLIDNEKAGYMAARHLIELGRRRIAFVGGQTPVQPVQQRRKGVLRALNETNGAVELLDVPTADLNGGSGAAVGARFAAMSPRERPDGVLAVTDLLGSAIIGELMTGGITVPQQVAVMGCDHNSVAWGGAMPMTSVAMRGREMGRAGVELMVRELRDRNGAHEHRTIVLEPELVRRESTIGR, from the coding sequence GTGCCACGAGCCTCAGGTGCGGTCGGCCTGGTCAGACCCAAGCTGCAGGATGTCGCCGCTCTGGCCGGGGTGTCCCCCGGCACCGTTTCGAACGCGCTCAACCACCCGGAGAAGGTCGCTCCGGAGACGATGGAACGAATCCAGTCAGCGATCGGCGAGCTGGGGTTCCGACGCAACAGCGCGGCGAGCACGCTGGCATCGGGCAAGAGCACCGTCCTGGGACTGGTCGTGATCGACCTGATGAACTCGCTCTTCGTCGACATCACGCGCGGCGCCCAGGAGACCGCTCGGATGAGTGGATTCGACCTGCAGTTGGCGGACAGCGACAATGACGAATCGCAGCAGGGATCTCATCTGCAGTTCTTCGAGAGCGCCGGCGTCGCGGGAGTGCTTCTGGCTCCGGTCCACGAAACGCACGCGAGCGTGGAGTTTCTCCGCGCCCACGACGTCCCTGTCGTCCTCGTCAATCATTTCTCCGAAGCGGACGCGTGTTGCACGGTGCTGATCGACAACGAGAAGGCCGGCTATATGGCGGCGCGACATCTCATCGAGCTCGGACGGCGCAGAATCGCGTTCGTCGGCGGCCAGACGCCGGTCCAACCGGTGCAACAACGCAGGAAGGGAGTCCTGCGCGCACTGAACGAGACGAACGGCGCGGTCGAACTGCTTGACGTACCCACGGCGGATCTGAACGGCGGCAGTGGCGCCGCGGTCGGCGCACGCTTCGCCGCCATGAGCCCGCGAGAACGGCCGGATGGCGTCCTCGCGGTCACGGATCTCTTGGGCTCAGCGATCATCGGCGAGCTCATGACTGGTGGGATCACGGTTCCGCAGCAGGTTGCGGTTATGGGGTGCGACCACAACTCGGTCGCGTGGGGCGGGGCGATGCCGATGACATCCGTCGCGATGCGCGGTCGTGAGATGGGGCGGGCCGGTGTGGAACTGATGGTGAGGGAGCTGCGTGATCGAAACGGCGCGCATGAGCACCGGACGATCGTCCTGGAGCCGGAACTCGTTCGCCGAGAGAGCACCATCGGTCGGTAG
- a CDS encoding RNA polymerase subunit sigma-70 — translation MQHDLLQEALGGDRAAFDALVDPHRHELHVHCYRMLGSVQDAEDAVQDTLLSAWLGLPGFEGRSSLRTWLYRIATNRCLNLLRAGRRRPQEVDPPPARPSALGEVSWLEPYPDSLLDGLADDAPGPEAQYESREAITLAFTRALQLLPPSQRAALILRDVLGYTAVEASGLLDVTVDSLNSSLKRARGALARAPRSVDPIDPDPELLDRFVTAFTSGAVDDLVALMTDDVWVRMPPLPFEYHGRTAATAFFGTVTAHRRTIERMVPTGANGQPAWGEYIRDGVSGHLHLVGVLVIGVADGRVSEVTHFEPGAGAWLGLPRRLEG, via the coding sequence ATGCAACACGATCTGCTTCAGGAGGCGCTCGGGGGCGATCGCGCCGCATTCGACGCGCTCGTCGACCCTCACCGCCACGAGCTCCACGTGCACTGCTACCGGATGCTCGGATCCGTGCAGGATGCCGAGGACGCCGTGCAGGACACCCTGCTGAGCGCCTGGCTGGGCCTCCCCGGCTTCGAGGGCCGCTCCTCCCTGCGGACCTGGCTCTACCGCATCGCGACGAACCGCTGCCTCAACCTCCTTCGGGCCGGTCGCCGCCGGCCCCAGGAGGTCGACCCTCCCCCCGCCCGCCCGAGCGCGCTCGGCGAGGTGTCGTGGCTGGAGCCGTACCCCGACTCGCTCCTCGACGGCCTCGCGGACGACGCCCCGGGACCCGAGGCGCAGTACGAGTCGCGGGAGGCGATAACGCTGGCGTTCACCCGCGCCCTGCAACTGCTGCCACCCTCGCAGCGAGCCGCCCTCATCCTGCGCGACGTGCTCGGCTACACGGCCGTGGAGGCCAGCGGCCTGCTCGACGTGACGGTCGACTCCCTGAACAGCTCGTTGAAACGCGCCCGCGGCGCGCTCGCCCGCGCCCCGCGCTCCGTCGACCCGATCGACCCGGACCCGGAGCTCCTGGACCGCTTCGTCACCGCCTTCACCTCCGGCGCGGTCGACGACCTGGTCGCGCTGATGACGGACGACGTGTGGGTGCGCATGCCCCCGCTGCCGTTCGAGTACCACGGCCGCACCGCCGCGACCGCGTTCTTCGGCACGGTGACGGCGCACCGGCGCACGATCGAACGGATGGTGCCGACGGGCGCCAACGGTCAGCCCGCGTGGGGCGAGTACATCCGCGACGGGGTGTCGGGGCACCTCCACCTGGTCGGCGTGCTGGTGATCGGGGTCGCCGACGGGCGGGTGAGCGAGGTCACTCACTTCGAACCGGGTGCCGGCGCGTGGCTGGGGTTGCCGCGGCGGCTGGAGGGGTGA
- a CDS encoding SRPBCC family protein, whose protein sequence is MTTAKAPDYTATIELGRSPDDVFAAIADVGDWWLGEVTGQADRVGAEFTYRYQDIHASTQRVTEFLPGRRIVWDVVDSDLSFVSEPDPWTGTRIVFDLQPSGGGTRLTFTHQGLTPAKECYGACSAGWDHFVIGSLRQFVEAGVGVPL, encoded by the coding sequence ATGACGACAGCCAAGGCACCCGACTACACGGCCACGATCGAACTCGGCCGCAGCCCCGACGATGTCTTCGCCGCCATCGCGGACGTCGGCGACTGGTGGCTGGGCGAGGTGACCGGCCAGGCGGACCGGGTCGGTGCCGAGTTCACGTACCGGTACCAGGACATCCACGCGAGTACGCAACGCGTCACCGAGTTCCTGCCGGGCCGCCGCATCGTGTGGGACGTGGTCGACAGCGACCTCAGCTTCGTCTCCGAGCCCGACCCCTGGACCGGCACCCGGATCGTTTTCGACCTCCAGCCGTCCGGCGGCGGGACCCGTCTGACCTTCACTCACCAAGGGTTGACGCCCGCGAAGGAGTGCTATGGCGCGTGCTCGGCCGGGTGGGACCACTTCGTGATCGGGAGCCTCCGGCAGTTCGTGGAGGCGGGGGTCGGGGTGCCGCTGTGA